The stretch of DNA tttaatagagagagagagcatttCTCTATTCAAATGGCCAAAGGAGATACCCTTTTACCTTTCCCATTCCCTcatgagctctctctctctctctctctacttacATGTACACTCTCTCCTACATCCTTTTTCCCATTCTTGCAAATCTTCTGGCTACTCCGAATATCACCGCCTTTGTCAACAACCCTTTGTCCAGTGTACATGCAAGCGCAATCGCCCCTCCCACCACCAGTATCTTCGGTATGTTTTTCCCCGTTGGCTTCTCTCCTGTAACCTCTGCTATCGAATCCCTCTCATTCATGAACTCCTCCGCACTCACTTTGGTGTTGATTTGAGCCATTGATGCGCTTGGTGACAAACCTGCTCCTGCTGCTTTTGCCCTCTGATATGCGCGCAAGCCTGGTTCAATTTTCTTCACCGCACCCCACATCCCCTGTCTCACCCCGAGCTTAGCAATCTCCCACGGTATTCCCATATCTTCATGGTGAAATAGTAGTACCTCACACGATGTCATCTCACCATCACCTCTTTTCGATTCAACTACAccatgataatatatatatatatatatatatatatatatatcagtcaATCTCAGAAACTAACAACACTCGAGAAAAACAGAGACAACTTGCTTGAGTGCATCACAATGGTAGTAGAGTACCTGCACGGATGCACCAGCTTGAATAGTATAAATCAACTCGCCTTGGCTTGTTTTGTCTTGGTACAGACGGGTATTGTACTCCCTGATACAAAATACAAGAGAATATACTTACTATAGATAGacgcatgaaaaaaaaaaaaaaagggagaagagtaaaatcaaaaacaatatacaaCAACGAAATCCAAAAGATGTAAATA from Camelina sativa cultivar DH55 chromosome 9, Cs, whole genome shotgun sequence encodes:
- the LOC104714841 gene encoding phosphatidylcholine transfer protein, which produces MVRDFFWDDEFRSKWDDMLLYSSTLERCKDTGTMVVQWVRKFPFFCSDREYIIGRRIWDAGRVFYCITKGVQYPSVPRQNKPRRVDLYYSSWCIRAVESKRGDGEMTSCEVLLFHHEDMGIPWEIAKLGVRQGMWGAVKKIEPGLRAYQRAKAAGAGLSPSASMAQINTKVSAEEFMNERDSIAEVTGEKPTGKNIPKILVVGGAIALACTLDKGLLTKAVIFGVARRFARMGKRM